A region of Mycolicibacterium brumae DNA encodes the following proteins:
- the clpS gene encoding ATP-dependent Clp protease adapter ClpS, with protein sequence MAASAPTKPADQRQADQVEKLDSPWVTIVWDDPVNLMNYVTYVFQKLFGYSEPHATKLMLQVHHEGKAVVSAGSRESMEADVSRLHAAGLWASMQQDT encoded by the coding sequence ATGGCTGCGTCCGCACCGACCAAGCCGGCTGATCAGCGCCAGGCCGATCAGGTCGAGAAGCTCGACTCGCCCTGGGTGACGATCGTCTGGGACGACCCGGTGAACCTGATGAACTACGTGACCTACGTGTTCCAGAAGCTGTTCGGCTACTCCGAGCCGCACGCCACCAAGCTGATGCTGCAGGTGCACCACGAGGGCAAGGCCGTGGTGTCGGCCGGCAGCCGCGAGTCCATGGAGGCCGACGTCTCCCGGCTGCACGCCGCCGGACTGTGGGCCAGCATGCAGCAGGACACGTAG
- a CDS encoding nicotinate phosphoribosyltransferase: MTVSLLTDKYELTMLSAALRDGAAHRRCVFEVFARRLPDGRRYGVVAGVGRFLEALEQFRFTDADLASLDGLDQATLDYLRDFRFTGDVDGYPEGELYFPNSPVLSVRGSFAECVLLETLALSIYNHDCAIASAAARMVSAAGGRTLIEMGSRRTHERAAVAAARAAYLAGFDGTSNLEAGRTYGVPTLGTSAHAFTMLHTGPDGPDEPAAFAAQVAALGVGTTLLVDTYDVTTGVANAVAAAGPELGAVRIDSGDLGVLARQTREQLDTLGANKTRIVVSGDLDEYSIAALRADPVDAYGVGTSLVTGSGAPTASMVYKLVEVDGIPVTKRSSNKASHGGAKQALRTSRQTGTVTEEIVYPDGQPPTIVDPSRQVSTALVRDGAPVTDQRTQLADGRRRVADGLVSLPWEGLKLSHGEPAIATRIIAPGAS; the protein is encoded by the coding sequence GTGACGGTGTCCCTGCTGACCGACAAGTACGAGCTGACCATGCTGTCGGCGGCGCTGCGCGACGGCGCCGCGCACCGCCGCTGCGTGTTCGAGGTGTTCGCCCGACGGCTGCCCGACGGCCGCCGGTACGGCGTGGTCGCCGGGGTCGGCCGGTTCCTCGAAGCGTTGGAGCAGTTCCGCTTCACCGACGCCGACCTGGCGTCACTGGACGGCCTGGACCAGGCGACGCTGGATTACCTGCGCGACTTCCGCTTCACCGGTGACGTCGACGGTTACCCGGAGGGTGAGCTGTACTTCCCCAATTCGCCGGTGTTGTCGGTGCGCGGCAGCTTCGCCGAATGCGTGCTGCTGGAAACCCTGGCCCTCTCGATCTACAACCACGACTGCGCGATCGCCTCGGCCGCCGCGCGGATGGTCAGCGCCGCCGGCGGGCGCACCCTGATCGAGATGGGCTCGCGGCGCACCCACGAGCGAGCGGCCGTCGCCGCGGCGCGCGCGGCCTACCTGGCCGGGTTCGACGGCACCTCCAACCTGGAGGCCGGCCGGACCTACGGCGTCCCGACGCTGGGCACCAGCGCGCACGCGTTCACCATGCTGCACACCGGGCCCGACGGACCCGACGAGCCGGCCGCCTTCGCCGCCCAGGTCGCCGCCCTCGGTGTCGGCACCACGCTGCTGGTGGACACCTACGACGTGACCACCGGGGTGGCCAACGCGGTCGCCGCGGCCGGCCCGGAACTCGGCGCGGTCCGGATCGACTCCGGCGACCTCGGCGTGCTGGCCCGCCAAACCCGCGAGCAACTGGACACGTTGGGGGCCAACAAGACTCGCATCGTGGTGTCCGGGGATCTGGACGAGTACTCCATCGCGGCGCTGCGCGCCGACCCGGTGGACGCCTACGGCGTGGGCACCTCGCTGGTCACCGGATCCGGGGCGCCGACGGCCTCGATGGTCTACAAACTCGTCGAGGTCGACGGCATTCCGGTCACCAAACGCTCCAGCAACAAGGCGTCGCACGGCGGGGCCAAGCAGGCGCTGCGGACCTCCCGCCAGACCGGGACCGTCACCGAGGAGATCGTCTACCCCGACGGGCAGCCGCCGACCATCGTCGACCCGTCTCGGCAGGTCAGCACCGCATTGGTGCGCGACGGCGCGCCGGTCACCGATCAGCGGACGCAGTTGGCCGACGGCCGACGGCGCGTCGCCGACGGTTTGGTCA
- a CDS encoding DUF2017 domain-containing protein: MRKWKRVETADGPRFRSELEPPEALLLTNMVTSVLEMLDEREAEAPADELESLTGIRTGNPEPPEDATMSRLLPDFYRTDPPNGGDPDAHPADLTPQDFNAALRSMHEPDIIDAKRDAATTMRDSIPEGGGRLELTEQDAHAWAAAVNDVRLALGEMLQIGPEGLDLLPPDHPLAGHLDVYHWLTALQEYLVMCLMGKRA, translated from the coding sequence GTGCGCAAGTGGAAGCGGGTCGAGACCGCTGACGGCCCGCGGTTCCGATCCGAGTTGGAGCCGCCGGAGGCGCTGCTGCTGACCAATATGGTCACCTCGGTGCTGGAGATGCTCGACGAGCGCGAGGCCGAGGCGCCCGCCGACGAGCTGGAATCGCTCACCGGCATCCGGACCGGCAACCCGGAGCCGCCCGAGGACGCCACCATGTCGCGGCTGCTGCCGGACTTCTATCGCACCGACCCGCCCAATGGCGGCGACCCCGACGCGCACCCGGCCGATCTGACGCCGCAGGACTTCAACGCCGCGCTGCGCAGCATGCACGAGCCGGACATCATCGACGCCAAACGGGACGCCGCGACCACCATGCGCGACAGCATCCCTGAGGGCGGCGGGCGGCTGGAGCTGACCGAGCAGGACGCGCACGCCTGGGCGGCCGCGGTGAACGATGTCCGACTCGCGCTCGGCGAGATGCTGCAGATCGGCCCGGAGGGGCTGGACCTGCTGCCGCCGGACCATCCACTGGCCGGGCACCTGGACGTCTACCACTGGCTGACCGCGCTGCAGGAGTACCTGGTGATGTGCCTGATGGGCAAACGGGCGTGA